The genomic segment TATCCGTAATCGCAACAATCTTTTCAGCAATCCGTAAAGCGATATCTTCTCCTTCAATCGCACAGGGCCCGGCCATCAAAAAGAAATTCTGCGAGGTACCATTCTTTATTTCAGGAATGTAGTTGTTGATCATAGTAATATTCAATAAAATTTAGTTGCCCAGTTCGGATAAAAATTTGATACGCATCAGCTGGAGATCTTCATAAGTATAGTCGTCGCCCCCAAGCTCTTTAAGTGCATCGTTGATTGAGTCGGTCTCAGCAGTCTTAAAATAATCATAAACTTCATCCTGCCGATCTTCATCAATAATCTCATCAATAAAATAGTTGATATTGATTTTCGTACCCGCATTCACGATGGTTTCAATCTCCTTCAGAATTTCTTCATAAGTGATTCCCTTGGCCGCAGCGATATCATCCAACGCGATTTTGCGGTCTATATTTTGAATAATCGCAACTTTCAGTGCGGATTTATTCGCTGTACTTTTGATGACAAGATCCACAGGCCGGTCGATTTCATTTTCCTCGACGTAATCTTTGATCAAAGCGATAAATGGCGCACCGAATTTGATGGCCTTACCATTTCCCACGCCCTGGATCTGTTTTAGTTCATCGATACTGACCGGATAATGTATACACATTTCCTCCAAAGAAGGATCCTGAAAAATAACAAACGGGGGCAAAGACTTACTTTTTGCAATTTTCTTGCGCAGATCCTTCAGCATTCCCAATAATGTAGAGTCCAGCGCTCCCGTTCCGGGCCCAGACTCCTCGCTATTATGCTGCTCTCCTCCGTCAATCGGACGGTTTAACACAAACTTCAACGCATAAGGATTATCCAAGTACCGACGGCCGATATCTGTCAGCTTCAATAGACCGTAGTGGTCAATATCTTTTTCGATAAAATTGTCCAAAACCGCCTGGCGCAGCAACGACTTCCAATATAACGAGCCTTTATCTTTACCAGAGCCGAATAAACGGTGTTCATCATGTTTATATGAAGATACCGGCTGGTTATTCTGACCGACCATAACGTTAATGACATGATGGTCATCAAATTTTTCTCCCTGCTCCTTGATAAAGCCCAGAACATCCTTTAAGGACTCCTCCGCGTCAAAATACTCTTTCTCCGAACGGCAGTTATCACACATATTATTGCAGCCCTGCTCATCAAAATTTTCACCGAAATAGTGAAGAATCTGTTTTCGGCGGCAGACTGCAGATTCGGAATAATCGATGACTTCTTTTAGTATCTGTGTCCCGATCTCGCGTTCGGCTACAGGCTTGTCCTTCATAAACTTCGTGAGCTTTTCCACGTCCTTTTCCGAATAGAACGCCAGACAATGCCCTTCACCCCCGTCGCGCCCAGCCCGACCCGTTTCCTGGTAATATCCTTCCATGGATTTGGGGATATCGTGATGGATGACATAGCGGACATCCGGTTTATCAATACCCATACCGAAAGCAATCGTCGCCACAATCACTTCCACATCTTCCATCAGGAATTTGTCCTGAGTCTCCGCCCTGGTTTTGGCGTCAAGCCCTGCATGGTAAGGTAAAGCTTTTATACCATTTAGGTTGAGTACTTCGCTAATTTCTTCTACTTTTTTGCGGCTCAGGCAATATACGATCCCCGTCTTGCCCGTCTTTGATTTAATAAACCGCACAATCTCCTTGACCACATCCTTTTTCGGACGCACCTCATAGTATAAATTGCTCCGGTTAAAAGACGATTTAAACAGTACAGCATCGTTCATCTGCAAATTTTTACGGATGTCTGACTGTACTTTGGGGGTGGCCGTCGCCGTCAATGCGATAATGGGAATATTCTGTCCAACCTCATTGATCACCTGCCGTATCTTACGGTATTCGGGTCTAAAATCATGGCCCCATTCTGAAATACAATGCGCTTCATCCACCGCTACAAAAGACACTGTGATCTGATGCAAAAACTCCAGATTATCCTGCTTCGCCAGGGACTCGGGAGCAACATAGAGCAACTTGGTCTTTCCAGCCAGCACATCGTCCTTAACACGTGTAATTTCGCTCTTATTCAATGAAGAGTTCAAAAAATGAGCGATACTATCTTCGCCACCGAATGCACGAAGCTGATCCACCTGGTTTTTCATTAAAGCAATCAGCGGAGAAATGACAATTGCTGTTCCCTCACTCATGAGTGCAGGCAACTGATAACAAATTGATTTTCCACCTCCTGTGGGCATGATTACAAACGTATCTTTCTTCTGAAGAATACTGGTTATTATAGCCTCTTGATCTCCTTTAAAAGTATCAAAACCAAAAAAATCCTGTAAATTGTCGAAAAGTGATTTTTCTATTTCCATTGCGCCTTGGGCAAAAATAAGATAGATAATGAAGAAATAATCCTGAAAAATAATCTATTTTTGCAATCTATTCTAATATATAAAAGTAAGAGTATTTTTTGTGAAAAACAACTACGAAATAAAAAATATAGCTGTTCAGGCTATCCAGGAAGAGGCTAAGGCAGTAGCTGCTCTGACCCAATATATTGATGATGATTTTGTTACCATAGTCAACAGTATCCTCCAGCTCCGGGGACGCGTTGTCGTAACCGGAATAGGAAAAAGCGCTATTATCGCGCAGAAAATTGTCGCGACACTCAATTCTACCGGAACGCCATCGATCTTTATGCATGCCGCAGATGCGATCCATGGCGACCTGGGCATTATACAGCAGAATGATCTCATTATTGCGATATCAAAAAGTGGCAACACTCCTGAAATCAAAGTGCTTGTCCCCTTTTTGAAACAGACCAAAAATGTGCTGATTGCAATGGTCGGAAACACCGGGTCATTCCTAGCGAAAAATGCGGACTATGTACTGAATACGACCGTCGAAAAAGAAGCCTGCCCCAACAATCTTGCGCCAACTTCAAGCACCACGGCTCAGCTGGCCATGGGCGATGCGCTGGCAGTAGCCTTACAGGAATGCCGTGATTTTACGGACAGAGACTTTGCAAAATACCATCCGGGCGGCGCACTGGGTAAAAAACTATATCTTAGAGTCGGCGACCTCTCCGATCAAAACGGCAAACCTAGCGTGCAGATGGAAGCCAGCGTCAGGGATATCATCATTACCATCACACACTTCCGGCTCGGTGCAGTGGCCGTCTTAGCGGGCGAACAGATTCAGGGCATCATCACCGACGGCGACATCCGCCGCATGCTCGAAAAGCATACGGATCTGGCCAGTATCACGGCGGCTGACATTATGGGACGGTCCCCGAAAATTATTGACAAGAAAGAACTCGCAGCAAATGCCCTTCACATTATGCGGGAAAACAATATTACGCAACTCCTGGTCTCAGACCATGGTCAGTATGACGGTGTCATCCATATTCAGGATCTGCTCAAGGAAGGCATAATCTAAGTGTAATAAAGTTGTTAGGTATAGTATAAATTGATTAGAAACATTACATTTGGCATATCTGTTGTACTATTTTTAATTAGAAAGTAAAATCTTAGAAACATGAAAAAGTATATCGCAATATTAGCAGTCATCATTTCCTTTATCGGTTTCACCTCGATGCAGGCAGGCCAAGGGGAATTCAAGTTTGAGAAAGAAACACATGATTTCGGCAAAATCCCCGCCGGGACTCCTGTATCCTATAATTTTAAATTTACGAATACGGGCAGTGAGCCCATTATCATTTCGAATGTAGTGCCCACATGTGGCTGTTCAGTTGCCGAATTTACCAAAACCCCGATCAAACCGGGAGATACGGGTATCATCAAAGTAACATATAATGCTGCGGCCAAGGCACCCTTCACAAAGAGTTTTACCGTGCAGTCCAATACCAAAACGCCAGTAAAAACATTATACATTAAAGGTATTGTTGAATAAGACAATCCCTATGGGAAAAACGAAAAAAGCCACATCACGATGTGGCTTTTTTCGTTTAATTTTGGTTAGCTTTGCACCAACTAATTTAAAAAAACTATAATGCCAGTAATATCAGAAAAAGGGCTTAATATGCCTGCATCACCGATCAGAAAGCTGACACCTTATGCTGATCAAGCAAAAAGAGACGGCAAGAAGATCTATCATCTCAATATCGGACAACCGGATATTCAAACACCTGAAATTATGCTAAATGCTTTGAAGAATATTGATTTCAAAGTATGGGCGTATACAGCTTCTGAAGGAACAGCGTCCTATCGAAAAAAATTAGCAGAATATTACAACAAGCTTCATTACAATATCGAACCAACAGATATCCTGGTGACCAACGGTGGCTCAGAAGCGATAACCATCACTATGCAGGCTTGCCTCAACGAAGGCGAGGAAGTCATTATTCCTGAGCCTTTTTACGCAAATTATAACGGCTTTGCCTGCTCCTCCGACATTGTCATCAAACCGATCATGTCTTACATTGAAAATGGTTTCGCGTTGCCTTCTATCGCTGAATTCGAAAAGGTCATTACAGAAAAAACCAAAGCAATATGCATCTGTAACCCCAACAATCCGACAGGCTACCTATACTCGAGAGAAGAACTCGAGGCTCTACGGGAACTTTGTTTGAAATATGATCTTTATTTATTCTCAGATGAGGCTTACCGTGAGTTCTGTTACGATGGAAGGGAATTTATTTCACCAATGCATCTCGAAGGCCTTGAAAACAATGTTGTCATATTTGACACGGTATCAAAGCGCTATTCAGCATGTGGTGCGCGGATTGGATGTTTGATCACGAAAAATAAGGAACTCTATCAAACGGCGCTGAAATTTGCGCAGGCTCGTTTAAGTCCCTCGCTGGAAGGTCAGATCGCCGGAGAGGCAGCTGTAGACACACCTGACAGCTATTTTGAAGCGGTCTCCAGTGAATACACTGCCAGACGAAATACACTCGTAAATGGACTGAATGCCATAGATGGAGTATATTCCCCGAATCCGGGTGGCGCATTTTATGTTGTCGCAAAGCTTCCTATCGACGATGCGGACAAATTCTGCCAATGGATGCTGGAGGAGTTTTCATATGACAATGAAACCGTCATGATGGCTCCAGCTACCGGTTTTTACAGTACTGCTGGTGCAGGACGCAATGAGGTACGTCTAGCCTATGTGCTTAATCAAGATGATCTGAAAAAGGCGCTGGTCTGTCTTGAAAAAGGGTTGAAAGCCTATCCGGGAAGGACAAATTAGTGTCTTCCCCACCAGAGGTCGTTTTCCGTTTGCAGTGACAAGTCAGTGCACTATCAGCAACAAGATTTCAAAAAAACAAAACAAATTTTGAAAGCACCTTGTTCTTAACTATAGTGTAACTAAAGATATTGCATATGGATAAATTGAAGAAATTCCAATTGATGGAAAAAATAGCTAGAGAATTAGAAGATGTCAGAAACAGCCAGCAAGCTGTATTGGAAAAAATAGGCAAGATCGAAGTGGATAACATCGAGCTGGGTGATAAGAATATCGAAAAGACAATTCCTGACATCTATCAGCGTACAGCTGATAATTCGGACGCTATCAAAGCGCTTCTGGAGTCTTTTCAGGAACAGACGGCCGAATTCGGTGAGAAAAATAACGTTGGTAAATTGCTCGAACAGCAACAGATCAACAGCATAAAGTAGCGTCAATCTACTAAAAAAAACGAAGAAGGCCGGTGTTGAACCGGCCTTCTTTTATTTTTTTAAAGAGCTCAGTCCTGCGCTGCACGCAGGGCTTTTACCTTCACATATTCCTGTTCGACAAATTGTAGTTGCTGCTGGGGAGTCATATTCGAGTTGTCCAAAACAATCGCATCTTCTGCCTGACGCAAAGGGCTTTCCGCCCGTGTGCTGTCAATATGGTCGCGGTTGGCCAGGTTCTCCACTACTTCATCCAAAGTGACGTCCTCGCCTTTTTCTGTTAACTCCAAGTATCGTCTCGCAGCCCTGACTTTTGGATCGGCTGTCATAAAAATCTTCAGATCGGCATCCGGAAAGACAGTTGTGCCGATGTCGCGGCCATCCATGATGATATTTCTCCGGCTGCCAAGTTTTTGTTGCTGAGCCACCATGGCCTTGCGTACAGCTTTGAGAGCACTTACCTCACTCACTTTATCCGAAATATACATCTGCCTAATCTCTTCAGAGACATCTTCGTCATTGAGATGAATCTCGGTCCGGACAGCATTGGGTACAAAGTCGATATGTATATTCTGGAGTGCGCTTTCGACAGCTTCTTGATTATTCAGCTCAATGTTGTGTCTTAGAAAATACAGTGTAACTGCCCGATACATCGCTCCGCTGTCAATAAAAGCAAATTTCAGTTTTTTGGCCAGGGCCTTCGCCAGCGTACTCTTTCCACAGGAGGAAAAACCATCTATGGCAATGATGAAGTTATGACGTGTGCCCATTATTCGTTTCCTCCTATAATGACACCCGGTTTGTTCACCAAAGGCACTTTCGTCAGATTACCTTCAACAATACTCTCCGGCAAAAAGATATATTTCTTATCGTAAATGATGTTATCGATATAAAAACTCACCCAATATTCATTTGT from the Sphingobacterium thalpophilum genome contains:
- a CDS encoding KpsF/GutQ family sugar-phosphate isomerase, coding for MKNNYEIKNIAVQAIQEEAKAVAALTQYIDDDFVTIVNSILQLRGRVVVTGIGKSAIIAQKIVATLNSTGTPSIFMHAADAIHGDLGIIQQNDLIIAISKSGNTPEIKVLVPFLKQTKNVLIAMVGNTGSFLAKNADYVLNTTVEKEACPNNLAPTSSTTAQLAMGDALAVALQECRDFTDRDFAKYHPGGALGKKLYLRVGDLSDQNGKPSVQMEASVRDIIITITHFRLGAVAVLAGEQIQGIITDGDIRRMLEKHTDLASITAADIMGRSPKIIDKKELAANALHIMRENNITQLLVSDHGQYDGVIHIQDLLKEGII
- a CDS encoding DUF1573 domain-containing protein produces the protein MKKYIAILAVIISFIGFTSMQAGQGEFKFEKETHDFGKIPAGTPVSYNFKFTNTGSEPIIISNVVPTCGCSVAEFTKTPIKPGDTGIIKVTYNAAAKAPFTKSFTVQSNTKTPVKTLYIKGIVE
- the cmk gene encoding (d)CMP kinase; its protein translation is MGTRHNFIIAIDGFSSCGKSTLAKALAKKLKFAFIDSGAMYRAVTLYFLRHNIELNNQEAVESALQNIHIDFVPNAVRTEIHLNDEDVSEEIRQMYISDKVSEVSALKAVRKAMVAQQQKLGSRRNIIMDGRDIGTTVFPDADLKIFMTADPKVRAARRYLELTEKGEDVTLDEVVENLANRDHIDSTRAESPLRQAEDAIVLDNSNMTPQQQLQFVEQEYVKVKALRAAQD
- a CDS encoding pyridoxal phosphate-dependent aminotransferase codes for the protein MPVISEKGLNMPASPIRKLTPYADQAKRDGKKIYHLNIGQPDIQTPEIMLNALKNIDFKVWAYTASEGTASYRKKLAEYYNKLHYNIEPTDILVTNGGSEAITITMQACLNEGEEVIIPEPFYANYNGFACSSDIVIKPIMSYIENGFALPSIAEFEKVITEKTKAICICNPNNPTGYLYSREELEALRELCLKYDLYLFSDEAYREFCYDGREFISPMHLEGLENNVVIFDTVSKRYSACGARIGCLITKNKELYQTALKFAQARLSPSLEGQIAGEAAVDTPDSYFEAVSSEYTARRNTLVNGLNAIDGVYSPNPGGAFYVVAKLPIDDADKFCQWMLEEFSYDNETVMMAPATGFYSTAGAGRNEVRLAYVLNQDDLKKALVCLEKGLKAYPGRTN
- the recQ gene encoding DNA helicase RecQ is translated as MEIEKSLFDNLQDFFGFDTFKGDQEAIITSILQKKDTFVIMPTGGGKSICYQLPALMSEGTAIVISPLIALMKNQVDQLRAFGGEDSIAHFLNSSLNKSEITRVKDDVLAGKTKLLYVAPESLAKQDNLEFLHQITVSFVAVDEAHCISEWGHDFRPEYRKIRQVINEVGQNIPIIALTATATPKVQSDIRKNLQMNDAVLFKSSFNRSNLYYEVRPKKDVVKEIVRFIKSKTGKTGIVYCLSRKKVEEISEVLNLNGIKALPYHAGLDAKTRAETQDKFLMEDVEVIVATIAFGMGIDKPDVRYVIHHDIPKSMEGYYQETGRAGRDGGEGHCLAFYSEKDVEKLTKFMKDKPVAEREIGTQILKEVIDYSESAVCRRKQILHYFGENFDEQGCNNMCDNCRSEKEYFDAEESLKDVLGFIKEQGEKFDDHHVINVMVGQNNQPVSSYKHDEHRLFGSGKDKGSLYWKSLLRQAVLDNFIEKDIDHYGLLKLTDIGRRYLDNPYALKFVLNRPIDGGEQHNSEESGPGTGALDSTLLGMLKDLRKKIAKSKSLPPFVIFQDPSLEEMCIHYPVSIDELKQIQGVGNGKAIKFGAPFIALIKDYVEENEIDRPVDLVIKSTANKSALKVAIIQNIDRKIALDDIAAAKGITYEEILKEIETIVNAGTKININYFIDEIIDEDRQDEVYDYFKTAETDSINDALKELGGDDYTYEDLQLMRIKFLSELGN